From Streptomyces cyaneogriseus subsp. noncyanogenus, the proteins below share one genomic window:
- a CDS encoding DUF6284 family protein — protein MNHIVTVQGAVTAFAEFMEPTDAELDAIEQEMPVILADVDLLDAQIIALDREPNEVDARRIRRARRRALAARVAQFNSTTSTSQPGGAA, from the coding sequence ATGAACCACATCGTCACTGTTCAGGGCGCTGTTACGGCGTTCGCGGAGTTCATGGAGCCGACGGACGCGGAGCTGGACGCGATCGAGCAGGAGATGCCCGTCATCCTGGCGGACGTCGACCTGCTCGACGCGCAGATCATCGCCCTCGACCGTGAGCCGAACGAGGTGGACGCCCGCCGCATCCGCCGGGCCCGCCGCCGCGCCCTCGCCGCCCGTGTCGCGCAGTTCAACTCCACCACCAGCACGAGCCAGCCCGGGGGTGCGGCATGA
- a CDS encoding DUF3631 domain-containing protein: MTPTLDGAALLNEVEAFHRRFNVFPTDAAFVAVALWDAHAHLLDCFDSTPRLAFLSPEPGSGKTRALEIVETLVPQPMTAVNASAAALFRSVSAGTAKPTILFDEIDTVFGPKAGDNEELRGFLNAGHRRTGVTYRCIGDGGQQTVQAFPSYCAVAVAGLGSLPDTILSRSVIIRMRRRARNEKVEPFRARVHEAEGHKLRDRLAEWAEQARETVMGAWPDMPDGVTDRPADVWEPLIAIADAAGGDWPERARAACVALVTASKANDKGSLGVRLLTDLRDQVMVGIDRLPTVAILDRLNALDDAPWADLHGKPLDNRRLSKMLAEYMTADNEPITSRNIKTAGSVLKGYYAADLADAWARYCPPPPKSPLPPLPGTENVA, from the coding sequence ATGACGCCGACCCTCGACGGGGCCGCACTGCTCAACGAGGTGGAAGCCTTCCACCGCCGCTTCAACGTCTTCCCCACCGACGCCGCGTTCGTCGCCGTCGCCCTGTGGGACGCACACGCCCACCTGCTCGACTGCTTCGACTCCACCCCGCGCCTGGCCTTCCTGTCCCCCGAGCCGGGGTCGGGCAAGACCCGGGCGCTGGAGATCGTGGAGACCCTCGTACCGCAGCCCATGACGGCGGTGAACGCGTCCGCCGCCGCGCTGTTCCGGTCCGTCTCCGCCGGGACCGCCAAGCCGACCATCCTGTTCGACGAGATCGACACCGTCTTCGGTCCGAAGGCGGGGGACAACGAGGAACTGCGCGGGTTCCTCAACGCCGGGCACCGCCGTACCGGGGTCACCTACCGGTGCATCGGCGACGGCGGGCAGCAGACCGTGCAAGCCTTCCCCTCGTACTGCGCGGTCGCAGTCGCCGGTCTCGGCTCCCTGCCCGACACCATCCTGTCCCGCTCGGTGATCATCCGGATGCGCCGCCGGGCCCGGAACGAGAAGGTGGAGCCCTTCCGGGCCCGCGTCCACGAAGCCGAGGGGCACAAGCTGCGCGACCGGCTCGCCGAGTGGGCAGAGCAGGCACGAGAGACGGTCATGGGGGCGTGGCCGGACATGCCGGACGGGGTGACCGACCGGCCGGCGGACGTGTGGGAACCCCTCATCGCCATCGCCGACGCCGCCGGCGGTGACTGGCCCGAGCGGGCACGCGCTGCCTGCGTCGCGCTGGTCACCGCGTCCAAGGCCAACGACAAAGGCAGTCTCGGAGTCCGGCTGCTGACCGACCTGCGCGACCAGGTCATGGTCGGCATCGACCGCCTTCCCACCGTCGCCATCCTCGACCGGCTCAACGCTCTGGACGATGCCCCGTGGGCCGACCTCCACGGCAAGCCGCTGGACAACCGGCGCCTGTCCAAGATGCTCGCCGAGTACATGACGGCCGACAACGAGCCGATCACCTCCCGCAACATCAAGACCGCCGGGAGCGTCCTGAAGGGCTACTACGCCGCCGATCTCGCCGACGCGTGGGCCCGCTACTGCCCCCCACCCCCGAAAAGTCCGCTACCTCCGCTACCCGGCACCGAAAACGTGGCCTGA
- a CDS encoding bifunctional DNA primase/polymerase — protein MTQPTPIRRVRGHLLRAALDAAERGWHVFPLRPGSKVPALHGEKSCTRTGPCASGHLKWEQRATTDPDRIRAAWSRAPYNVGIATGPSRLVVVDLDTPEHKGSSDAPDGATTFKALCERAGHAVPTTYRTRTTSGGTHLYFTLPGGVSLPSTAGTVAESVDTRAAGGYVVAAGSILPAGRYEALCGSVAVSLPGWLLNILEPVPARPVGPLRLPAVDGSRAAVAALEAECAVVAAAGEGGRNTALNRCAFKVGRFVAWGDIPRHVVEDAFQAVGEAAGLTAAECRATIRSALNSSLRTARPREAA, from the coding sequence ATGACGCAACCCACCCCCATCCGGCGAGTGCGCGGCCACTTGCTGCGCGCCGCCCTGGACGCGGCCGAGCGCGGCTGGCACGTCTTCCCGCTCCGCCCCGGCAGCAAGGTCCCGGCCCTGCACGGGGAGAAGTCCTGCACCCGCACCGGGCCCTGTGCGAGTGGGCATCTGAAGTGGGAGCAGCGCGCGACGACCGACCCGGACCGTATCCGTGCCGCCTGGTCGCGGGCGCCGTACAACGTCGGCATCGCCACCGGCCCGTCCCGCCTGGTCGTCGTCGACCTGGACACCCCGGAGCACAAGGGCAGTTCGGACGCGCCTGACGGCGCGACGACTTTCAAGGCGCTCTGCGAGCGCGCCGGGCACGCCGTCCCCACCACCTACCGCACCCGGACCACCAGCGGCGGGACCCACCTGTACTTCACCCTCCCGGGCGGGGTGAGCCTGCCCAGCACGGCCGGGACTGTCGCCGAATCGGTCGACACCCGCGCGGCCGGCGGCTACGTCGTCGCCGCCGGCAGCATCCTGCCCGCCGGACGGTACGAGGCTCTGTGCGGCTCTGTGGCCGTCTCTCTGCCCGGATGGCTGCTGAACATCCTGGAGCCCGTTCCTGCGCGCCCTGTGGGCCCGTTGAGGCTTCCTGCGGTGGACGGCAGCCGCGCCGCGGTGGCCGCGCTGGAAGCCGAGTGCGCCGTTGTGGCCGCTGCTGGCGAGGGAGGACGGAACACCGCCCTGAACCGGTGCGCCTTCAAGGTGGGGCGGTTCGTCGCATGGGGCGACATCCCCCGGCACGTGGTGGAGGACGCCTTCCAAGCGGTGGGAGAGGCGGCCGGACTCACCGCTGCCGAGTGCCGCGCCACGATCCGCAGCGCCCTGAACAGCTCCCTGCGCACCGCCCGGCCACGGGAGGCGGCATGA
- a CDS encoding DUF6303 family protein → MTYGARLSNTFHGEWELYVVTDRMSLDWPEYSFGRTGPVPTLQERADALAQLGYVLADGAVWEWQECSTGVMDRVELLASVDVQRKDGAA, encoded by the coding sequence ATGACGTACGGCGCGCGGTTGTCCAACACCTTCCACGGTGAGTGGGAGCTGTACGTCGTCACCGACCGGATGAGCCTGGACTGGCCCGAGTACTCGTTCGGGCGGACCGGGCCGGTCCCCACGTTGCAGGAACGGGCGGATGCGCTGGCTCAGCTCGGTTACGTCCTCGCGGACGGTGCCGTGTGGGAGTGGCAGGAGTGCTCCACCGGTGTCATGGACCGCGTGGAACTGCTGGCGTCCGTGGACGTCCAGCGGAAGGACGGTGCGGCGTGA
- a CDS encoding Pycsar system effector family protein has protein sequence MSATEANLAAMHAEVKSEIARTDTKTGLLLAFVGAVLAGAWTVARDLPLNLGAYIVGGLGLALLVTAAGLLLRSVRPNLRGRGGFPLWATLNAQEIATAAASRDLAADVAGLSRLAVAKFACLRRAIDLTYAGGALLVAAALLTAWGAV, from the coding sequence GTGAGTGCCACCGAAGCGAACCTGGCCGCGATGCACGCCGAGGTGAAGTCGGAGATCGCGCGGACGGACACGAAGACGGGTCTGCTGCTGGCGTTCGTCGGCGCGGTGCTGGCCGGTGCCTGGACGGTGGCGCGGGACCTGCCGCTGAACCTGGGCGCCTACATCGTGGGTGGTCTCGGGCTGGCGCTGCTGGTGACGGCGGCCGGTCTGCTGCTGCGGTCGGTGCGGCCGAACCTGCGCGGCCGGGGCGGGTTCCCGCTGTGGGCCACGCTGAACGCGCAGGAGATCGCCACCGCTGCCGCCTCCCGTGACCTGGCCGCCGACGTTGCCGGGCTGTCCCGGCTGGCGGTGGCGAAGTTCGCCTGCCTGCGCCGCGCAATCGACCTGACCTACGCCGGCGGCGCCCTGCTGGTCGCGGCCGCCCTGCTCACCGCCTGGGGCGCGGTATGA
- a CDS encoding RRQRL motif-containing zinc-binding protein, with protein sequence MGALPVFRWRLAPDGYATRRQLRARGLRPGGQQVAAQLERPRRRRGPLIAYLYRIDAAKPVRPMTPARWAALAKANAARRRCPECGRDAGYVIPASLGMCVPCAFPDSAAA encoded by the coding sequence ATGGGGGCGCTGCCGGTGTTCCGGTGGCGCCTGGCCCCGGACGGATACGCCACCCGCCGCCAGCTCCGGGCCCGTGGGCTGCGGCCGGGCGGGCAGCAGGTGGCCGCGCAGCTCGAACGGCCGCGCCGCCGCCGCGGTCCGCTGATCGCCTACCTGTACCGGATCGACGCCGCGAAACCGGTACGGCCGATGACCCCGGCCCGCTGGGCGGCGCTGGCCAAGGCCAACGCCGCCCGCCGCAGGTGCCCCGAGTGCGGACGGGATGCCGGCTACGTCATCCCCGCCTCGCTCGGCATGTGCGTGCCCTGCGCCTTCCCCGACTCCGCCGCCGCCTGA
- a CDS encoding cell division protein FtsK: protein MGDNVVHLHKNPDPPAEPAPVTTLTLVPGPGSAARVPLWVRSGRAVKRLATDERTTTAVRFTARHSLYVLGGARIVARRTWDGRTAARYERMLRAAEAAGNYEAAAEWEERGQRFREARHRRRMDLLHSPLDAAKGALVGTGMGIGSLVALGVVLAIANKDPGDIITPIQAVIEFIALMITIVQVVWGPLVSIGPFLALLGLWAVGRHQQAAPNWALPANVRSGEGEPITPSIVVKALRDLGIPALRNAIKEMGDAGASMLGPIRIAGCGVEVDVTLPSGVSTVEVQGRRRKLAENLTRHEHEVFITIPQAARTVRLWIADSGALDEPIGPSPLVTDETLTADYVKGRAPWGQDLRGDAAALSLYQRHLLITGLSNQGKTAALRALALWACLDRRVEFRIADLKGAGDWAMFDGLATVLIQGPADEQVIEATEMVEGLVEEMNRRIEVRRTDPNAVFPPLIGIVDEAQVAFMCPVKDEDGRPYGGSKATSRYFMAVRKVHNQGRVVDVLMWQGTQDPTDQNLPKLVREGAHTRASLALGTESQARMALGDKAVDGGAAPHLLRQGLDKGTLVVASDGIAIPAGQASITVRTHYIDDEQATAITDRAKALRDGVTTLHAVDRGEDRDQLADIASVIGDAPRLRTKDVLTRLAMLSEDAYGSWSFIDLKRVLDGVGAGPYKSDGVMVVSRDRVTRALANRDDDGSASAA from the coding sequence ATGGGTGACAACGTCGTTCACCTGCACAAGAACCCCGACCCGCCCGCCGAACCGGCGCCCGTGACCACCCTTACCCTGGTTCCCGGCCCGGGCTCCGCCGCTCGGGTGCCGCTGTGGGTGCGTTCCGGGCGGGCCGTCAAGCGCCTGGCCACCGACGAGCGCACCACGACCGCCGTGCGGTTCACCGCCCGGCACAGCCTCTACGTCCTGGGCGGTGCTCGGATCGTGGCCCGCCGCACCTGGGACGGCCGCACCGCCGCCCGGTATGAGCGGATGCTGCGGGCGGCGGAAGCCGCGGGGAACTACGAGGCCGCCGCCGAGTGGGAAGAGCGCGGGCAGCGCTTCCGTGAGGCCCGCCACCGGCGCCGCATGGACCTGCTCCACTCCCCGCTGGACGCGGCCAAAGGCGCTCTGGTCGGCACCGGCATGGGCATCGGTTCGCTCGTCGCCCTGGGGGTGGTGCTGGCCATCGCCAACAAGGACCCCGGCGACATCATCACGCCCATCCAGGCCGTGATCGAGTTCATCGCCCTGATGATCACCATCGTTCAGGTGGTGTGGGGGCCGCTGGTCTCGATCGGCCCGTTCTTGGCCCTGCTGGGGCTGTGGGCGGTGGGCCGTCACCAGCAGGCCGCCCCGAACTGGGCCCTGCCCGCCAACGTGCGGTCGGGGGAGGGTGAGCCGATCACCCCGTCCATCGTGGTCAAGGCCCTGCGCGACCTGGGCATCCCCGCGCTGCGCAACGCCATCAAGGAGATGGGCGACGCCGGCGCCTCGATGCTCGGGCCGATCCGGATCGCTGGGTGCGGCGTCGAGGTGGACGTGACCCTGCCGTCCGGGGTGTCGACCGTGGAGGTGCAGGGCCGGCGCCGGAAGCTGGCGGAGAACCTGACCCGGCACGAGCACGAGGTGTTCATCACCATCCCGCAGGCGGCGCGCACGGTCCGGCTGTGGATCGCCGATTCCGGGGCGCTGGACGAGCCGATCGGCCCCTCGCCGCTGGTCACGGACGAGACGCTGACCGCCGACTACGTCAAGGGCCGCGCGCCGTGGGGGCAGGACCTGCGCGGGGATGCCGCCGCCCTGTCCCTGTATCAGCGGCACCTGCTCATCACCGGCCTGTCCAACCAGGGCAAGACCGCCGCCCTGCGCGCGCTCGCCCTGTGGGCGTGCCTGGACCGCCGGGTGGAGTTCCGGATCGCCGACCTCAAGGGCGCCGGCGACTGGGCGATGTTCGACGGGCTCGCCACGGTCCTGATCCAGGGCCCGGCCGATGAGCAGGTCATCGAGGCAACCGAAATGGTCGAAGGTCTGGTGGAGGAGATGAACCGCCGGATCGAGGTCCGCCGGACCGACCCGAACGCCGTCTTCCCGCCGCTGATCGGGATCGTGGACGAAGCCCAGGTGGCGTTCATGTGCCCGGTCAAGGACGAAGACGGCCGCCCCTACGGCGGGTCCAAGGCCACGTCCCGGTACTTCATGGCCGTCCGCAAGGTCCACAACCAGGGCCGCGTGGTCGACGTGCTGATGTGGCAGGGCACCCAGGACCCCACCGACCAGAACCTTCCCAAGCTGGTCCGCGAGGGCGCCCACACCCGCGCCTCCCTCGCCCTGGGTACCGAGTCGCAAGCCCGCATGGCACTCGGGGACAAGGCCGTCGACGGCGGCGCCGCCCCCCACCTGCTGCGCCAAGGCTTGGACAAGGGAACGCTGGTCGTCGCCTCCGACGGCATCGCCATCCCCGCCGGCCAGGCGTCCATCACGGTGCGCACGCACTACATCGACGACGAGCAGGCCACCGCCATCACCGACCGCGCCAAGGCGCTCCGCGACGGCGTGACCACCCTGCATGCCGTCGACCGGGGCGAGGACCGCGACCAGCTCGCCGACATCGCGAGCGTGATCGGGGACGCCCCGCGGTTGCGGACCAAGGACGTGCTGACACGGCTGGCCATGCTCAGCGAGGACGCCTACGGCTCGTGGTCGTTCATCGACCTCAAGCGTGTTCTGGACGGCGTCGGCGCCGGGCCGTACAAGTCGGACGGCGTCATGGTCGTCTCCCGCGACCGCGTCACCCGCGCCCTCGCCAACCGGGACGACGACGGTTCCGCTTCCGCCGCCTAA
- a CDS encoding site-specific integrase — protein sequence MAKRANGEGSITIRKDGTYHGRVYVTTTSGIRKRVSVYGKTRDEVRQKITELQAQENKGIPVPDTNMTLEDYLTYWLATVVKVHRRPKTYQGYESVARVHLIPGLGRKKIRTLRAAEVRTWLARVASECQCCKHGWDRERSEPQCCAVDECCKTPLSRRMVQSIHAVLRNALQNAVREELIVRNVAQLVQVPTPTYDTGKGLSVAEARLLIRESADDRLHALYVLALVLGMRRGELLGLRWDAVDLDRETLIVERALQRVGGELKLVKPKTLASVRTVPLPPVVVKALIEHRERQAQERAAAGMEWKESGLIFTSRIGTPLEPDNLRRSWHPLRSRLGLEIRFHDLRHSAVSLLLDLGVPPHIVRQIVGHSDIGVTMKVYAHASLDEQRKALRKLGDTLS from the coding sequence ATGGCGAAGCGCGCCAACGGTGAGGGCAGCATCACCATCCGCAAGGACGGCACGTATCACGGTCGCGTCTACGTGACCACGACCAGTGGCATCCGCAAGCGCGTCTCCGTCTACGGCAAGACCCGTGACGAGGTGCGACAGAAGATCACCGAACTCCAGGCACAGGAGAACAAGGGCATCCCGGTGCCCGACACGAACATGACCCTGGAGGACTACCTGACCTACTGGCTCGCGACCGTGGTCAAGGTCCACCGTCGCCCCAAGACCTACCAGGGGTACGAGAGCGTCGCACGCGTCCACCTGATCCCCGGACTGGGCCGGAAGAAGATCCGCACACTCCGAGCGGCCGAAGTCCGGACGTGGCTTGCCCGTGTCGCCTCGGAGTGCCAGTGCTGCAAGCACGGCTGGGACAGGGAGCGGAGCGAGCCGCAGTGCTGCGCGGTCGACGAGTGCTGCAAGACCCCGCTGTCCCGCCGCATGGTGCAGTCCATCCATGCGGTGCTGCGCAACGCGTTGCAGAACGCCGTGCGAGAGGAACTGATCGTGCGGAACGTCGCCCAGCTCGTTCAGGTCCCCACGCCGACGTACGACACCGGGAAGGGGCTCAGCGTCGCTGAGGCACGACTCCTCATCCGGGAGTCGGCGGACGACCGGTTGCACGCGCTCTACGTGCTCGCCCTGGTTCTCGGTATGCGACGGGGTGAGCTGCTGGGACTGCGCTGGGACGCTGTGGACCTCGACCGGGAGACGCTCATCGTGGAGCGGGCGCTTCAGCGCGTCGGCGGGGAGCTGAAGCTGGTGAAGCCCAAGACCCTCGCCTCTGTTCGTACCGTCCCGCTCCCGCCCGTGGTCGTGAAGGCGCTCATCGAGCACCGCGAGCGGCAGGCACAGGAACGGGCCGCCGCCGGCATGGAGTGGAAGGAGAGCGGACTGATCTTCACGTCCCGGATCGGTACGCCGCTGGAGCCGGACAACCTGCGGCGGAGCTGGCACCCGTTGCGCTCGCGGCTGGGGCTGGAGATCAGGTTCCATGACCTGCGGCACTCCGCCGTGTCCCTGCTGCTCGACCTGGGCGTACCGCCGCACATCGTCAGGCAGATTGTCGGACACAGCGACATCGGGGTCACCATGAAGGTCTACGCCCATGCGTCGCTGGACGAGCAGCGGAAGGCTCTCCGGAAGCTGGGTGACACCCTCTCCTGA
- a CDS encoding metallopeptidase family protein: protein MLEMTREEFEELVAEALDRIPPELTRLMDNVAVFVEDEPPADDPELLGLYEGTPLTERGEWYAGVLPDRITIYRGPTLRLCESREEVVAETEVTVVHEIAHHFGIDDERLHALGYG from the coding sequence GTGCTGGAGATGACGCGCGAGGAGTTCGAGGAACTGGTCGCCGAGGCGCTCGACCGGATCCCGCCGGAGCTGACGCGGCTGATGGACAACGTCGCGGTGTTCGTCGAGGACGAGCCGCCGGCGGACGATCCCGAGCTGCTCGGGCTGTACGAGGGGACGCCGCTGACGGAGCGCGGGGAGTGGTACGCGGGCGTGCTGCCGGACCGCATCACGATCTACCGGGGGCCGACGCTGCGGCTGTGCGAGTCGCGGGAGGAGGTCGTCGCCGAGACCGAGGTGACCGTGGTGCACGAGATCGCGCACCACTTCGGGATCGACGACGAGCGGCTGCACGCCCTCGGGTACGGCTGA
- a CDS encoding helix-turn-helix domain-containing protein — MSTALPPSHEALTVPEVMAALRLSRFKVYDLIRSKQLQSFTIGRARRVPADALRIYIQNQLGDND, encoded by the coding sequence ATGAGCACCGCCCTGCCCCCGAGTCACGAGGCACTCACGGTCCCTGAGGTCATGGCCGCGCTGCGTCTGAGCCGGTTCAAGGTCTACGACCTCATCAGGTCCAAGCAACTCCAGAGCTTCACGATCGGCCGGGCCCGGCGCGTCCCGGCGGACGCCTTGCGTATCTACATCCAGAACCAGTTGGGAGACAACGACTGA
- a CDS encoding metallophosphoesterase family protein — translation MVRVPAAALHMTHRIRTALRAPVRRRRNPAAETGLGRRPRPWSRAAGLVAVVVLGAWLGLLVVGDVRVPVGPMNTTMTLRPSLTGGTKINLSPLGALQFDSHVAPVRLDVNVDQLDPDRAQALVDHPERLSGLQDEVARDVGHGTLDLAARSGVAVVTGATALGLLVYRRPRRALAAGGLALALLAASGGTAYATWNPDSVLEPRFSGLLSSAPSLVGNARSIVTEFDVYQKELARLVTNVTKLYDATSTLPAYAPDPTTIRVLHVSDIHLNPASWKIIASLVKQYKVDVIVDSGDTMDHGTAAENGFLDPIEDLGAPYVWVRGNHDSLATQRYLERMKNVRVLDDGRAVTVAGLRFAGIGDPQFTPDRSTKPGAEASQELAGARLASALRDQRAAGTPVDIAIAHEPSAAREVDGEVPLVLAGHIHHQKTEVMRYGTRLRVEGSTGGSGLRAVEDEHPDPIQASILYVDRDTRRLQAWDAIELGGLGLTTAEVSRHLPKENQPGAASTPSTPQGTRESTPQSPAPNSPAPSGTRDP, via the coding sequence ATGGTCCGCGTCCCCGCCGCAGCCCTGCACATGACCCACCGGATCCGGACGGCCTTGCGCGCCCCGGTCCGCCGCCGCCGGAACCCCGCCGCCGAGACCGGACTCGGCCGGCGTCCGCGCCCCTGGAGCCGCGCCGCCGGCCTCGTCGCCGTCGTGGTCCTCGGCGCCTGGCTCGGCCTGCTCGTCGTGGGCGACGTCCGCGTCCCGGTCGGCCCCATGAACACGACGATGACGCTGCGCCCCTCCCTCACCGGCGGCACGAAGATCAACCTCTCCCCGCTCGGCGCCCTCCAGTTCGACAGCCACGTCGCCCCCGTCCGCCTGGACGTGAACGTCGACCAGCTCGACCCGGACCGCGCCCAGGCCCTCGTCGACCATCCCGAGCGCCTCTCCGGCCTCCAGGACGAGGTCGCCCGGGACGTCGGCCACGGCACCCTGGACCTGGCCGCGCGCTCCGGCGTCGCGGTCGTCACCGGCGCCACCGCCCTCGGCCTCCTGGTGTACCGCCGCCCCCGCCGGGCGCTGGCCGCCGGCGGTCTCGCCCTGGCCCTCCTGGCGGCCTCGGGCGGCACGGCGTACGCCACCTGGAACCCCGACTCCGTCCTGGAGCCCAGGTTCTCCGGCCTGCTCTCCTCCGCCCCGTCCCTGGTCGGCAACGCGCGGAGCATCGTCACCGAGTTCGACGTCTACCAGAAGGAGCTGGCCCGCCTGGTGACGAACGTGACGAAGCTGTACGACGCCACCTCCACGCTCCCCGCCTACGCCCCCGACCCGACCACCATCCGGGTCCTGCACGTCTCCGACATCCACCTCAACCCGGCGAGCTGGAAGATCATCGCCTCGCTGGTGAAGCAGTACAAGGTGGACGTGATCGTCGACTCGGGCGACACGATGGACCACGGCACGGCCGCCGAGAACGGCTTCCTGGACCCGATCGAGGACCTGGGCGCCCCTTACGTCTGGGTGCGCGGCAACCACGACTCGCTCGCCACCCAGCGCTACCTGGAGCGCATGAAGAACGTGCGCGTCCTCGACGACGGCCGCGCGGTGACCGTCGCCGGCCTGCGCTTCGCCGGCATCGGCGACCCCCAGTTCACCCCCGACCGCTCCACGAAACCGGGCGCCGAGGCATCCCAGGAGCTGGCCGGCGCGCGTCTCGCCTCCGCCCTGCGCGACCAGCGCGCCGCCGGCACCCCCGTCGACATCGCGATCGCCCACGAGCCGTCGGCCGCCCGCGAGGTCGACGGAGAGGTGCCGCTGGTGCTGGCCGGCCACATCCACCACCAGAAGACGGAGGTGATGAGGTACGGCACCCGGCTCCGCGTGGAGGGCTCGACCGGCGGCAGCGGCCTGCGCGCCGTCGAGGACGAGCACCCCGACCCGATCCAGGCGTCGATCCTCTACGTCGACCGCGACACCCGTCGCCTCCAGGCGTGGGACGCGATCGAACTGGGCGGCCTGGGCCTGACGACGGCCGAGGTCAGCCGCCACCTCCCCAAGGAGAACCAGCCGGGAGCCGCCTCCACCCCGAGCACCCCGCAGGGGACCCGGGAGAGCACCCCGCAGAGCCCTGCCCCGAACTCTCCGGCCCCCTCCGGGACCCGCGATCCGTAA
- a CDS encoding sigma factor-like helix-turn-helix DNA-binding protein, giving the protein MHNDMERVSGIGDPVDRAKAAIDLMARYQGWVLELSRVRREAIEEAQASGMTQAEIASRLGVSRGRVGQLASAGPPPERAFFGTDLVTVSLGGKYEGGKAPDQNPSEVVTKEDLDNFEHLRKLLSGMKLDAQYEVIPPSGIVNLNRDNHVVICGPRLSPIVAQVLEGDDNLRFEKDHAWHLIDQKAGKQYRSPMDEDGSAGDFGYLGRLPRLDGRGTFLYIAGIHAIGANGVVHYLEHNLAELYREVRTKRFSTLISCRYNPESLEVLESRRVTPLYRHEG; this is encoded by the coding sequence GTGCACAACGACATGGAGCGGGTCTCTGGAATCGGAGATCCGGTCGACCGGGCCAAGGCAGCAATCGACCTGATGGCGAGGTATCAGGGGTGGGTGCTGGAGCTGTCCCGTGTTCGCCGTGAAGCCATCGAGGAAGCGCAGGCATCGGGCATGACCCAAGCTGAAATTGCCTCGCGACTCGGAGTGAGTCGCGGTCGGGTGGGTCAGCTCGCGTCGGCGGGGCCGCCGCCAGAGCGAGCGTTCTTCGGTACCGACCTCGTCACCGTCTCCCTCGGCGGCAAGTACGAGGGCGGGAAGGCGCCCGACCAAAACCCGAGCGAGGTCGTCACCAAGGAAGACCTCGACAACTTCGAGCACCTGCGCAAACTGCTGAGCGGCATGAAACTCGATGCTCAGTACGAGGTGATCCCACCTTCCGGGATCGTCAATCTCAACCGCGACAACCACGTGGTCATCTGCGGCCCGCGTCTGTCGCCCATCGTCGCCCAAGTACTGGAAGGGGACGACAACCTACGGTTTGAGAAGGACCATGCCTGGCACCTGATCGACCAGAAAGCGGGGAAGCAGTACCGATCCCCGATGGACGAGGACGGGTCGGCGGGTGACTTCGGCTACCTCGGCCGACTCCCCCGACTCGATGGGCGCGGCACCTTCCTCTACATCGCAGGTATCCACGCCATCGGTGCGAACGGAGTGGTCCATTACTTGGAGCACAACCTGGCTGAGCTTTACCGAGAGGTCCGAACGAAGCGCTTCTCCACGCTGATCTCGTGCCGCTACAACCCCGAGAGCCTTGAAGTGCTGGAGAGCCGCAGGGTCACCCCGCTGTACCGACACGAAGGCTGA